From one Streptomyces sp. SCSIO 30461 genomic stretch:
- a CDS encoding TerD family protein produces the protein MSSLSKGLGKVQVTLKWDPSALGTAATDLDLVAATYRADAPHGSPAYLVHFGSRSPDGTITLNRDSKTGQGFGPDEVMTLELDRLADEYTRVVIGVVIQQHGSERVFGDIANTGVRILDGHVELAADDLSGVPGATAATIAEFTRDGSGAWRLRTAVRGFVAGPAEFSDLMGAAHA, from the coding sequence ATGAGCAGCCTCAGCAAGGGCCTCGGCAAGGTCCAGGTGACGCTCAAGTGGGATCCCAGTGCCCTCGGCACGGCGGCCACCGACCTGGATCTCGTGGCGGCGACCTACCGGGCGGACGCGCCACACGGCTCCCCTGCGTATCTGGTGCACTTCGGCAGCCGCTCCCCCGACGGCACCATCACCCTCAACCGGGACAGCAAGACCGGTCAGGGGTTCGGTCCGGACGAGGTCATGACCCTGGAGCTCGATCGCCTCGCCGACGAGTACACGCGGGTCGTGATCGGCGTCGTCATCCAGCAGCACGGCAGCGAGAGGGTGTTCGGTGACATCGCGAACACCGGTGTCCGGATCCTCGACGGGCATGTGGAACTCGCCGCCGACGACCTGTCCGGCGTCCCCGGCGCCACCGCCGCGACGATCGCGGAGTTCACCCGCGACGGCAGCGGCGCATGGCGGCTGCGCACCGCCGTCCGAGGCTTTGTCGCCGGTCCGGCCGAGTTCTCCGATCTGATGGGTGCCGCACACGCCTGA
- a CDS encoding ADP-ribosylglycohydrolase family protein has translation MSADLPPDNPLGSAEASASVDSGAARAGDADATVGDSAVTHDPDRRFARALASLRGLAVGDALGSQFFVPSNYPLLKRCELPDGQWQWTDDTEMACSVLAVLVSHQRVDQDALARSFAEHHDFDRGYGPAVNRMLRLVREGGDWRELASALFNGQGSWGNGSAMRIAPLGAWYADDPEQATHQAEISSYTTHQHREAVVGSMAVAAAAALVASPSGPPTPGDLLDGVVALVPRSAVGAGLRRARDMLDYGDAATVAAVLGSGRRTSAHDTVPFALWSAARALGDYEQAFWTTAQVGGDVDTTCAIAGGIVAAAGSGAPPAHWLERTETLPSWLPTGRA, from the coding sequence ATGAGCGCTGACCTCCCCCCTGACAACCCCCTCGGTTCCGCCGAGGCGTCCGCATCCGTTGACTCCGGCGCCGCCAGGGCCGGTGATGCCGACGCTACCGTTGGTGACTCCGCCGTCACTCATGATCCCGATCGGCGTTTCGCCCGTGCCCTGGCCAGCCTGCGCGGGCTGGCCGTCGGAGATGCCCTGGGTTCCCAGTTCTTCGTTCCCTCGAACTATCCGCTACTGAAGCGGTGCGAACTGCCGGACGGGCAGTGGCAGTGGACCGACGACACCGAGATGGCCTGCTCCGTGCTGGCGGTGCTGGTCTCGCACCAGCGTGTCGACCAGGACGCGCTCGCGCGTTCGTTCGCCGAGCACCATGATTTCGACCGCGGCTACGGGCCCGCTGTGAACCGGATGCTCCGGCTGGTCCGTGAGGGCGGCGACTGGCGTGAACTCGCCTCGGCACTGTTCAACGGCCAGGGATCGTGGGGCAACGGCTCGGCGATGCGGATCGCCCCCCTCGGCGCGTGGTACGCCGATGACCCGGAGCAGGCCACACACCAGGCGGAGATCTCGTCCTACACGACGCACCAGCACCGTGAGGCCGTCGTGGGCAGCATGGCCGTCGCGGCGGCCGCCGCGCTGGTCGCCTCGCCTTCCGGGCCGCCCACCCCCGGCGACCTGCTCGATGGCGTGGTGGCCCTCGTGCCGCGCAGCGCGGTAGGTGCCGGGCTGCGCCGAGCGCGCGACATGCTCGACTACGGCGACGCTGCGACGGTCGCCGCCGTCCTGGGCAGCGGGCGCCGTACGAGCGCGCATGACACGGTGCCGTTTGCACTCTGGTCGGCTGCCCGTGCACTCGGCGACTACGAGCAGGCTTTCTGGACAACCGCCCAGGTGGGCGGGGATGTGGACACGACCTGCGCCATCGCGGGCGGCATCGTCGCCGCGGCCGGGTCCGGAGCCCCGCCCGCCCATTGGCTGGAGCGCACCGAGACCCTGCCGTCCTGGCTCCCCACGGGCCGGGCTTGA
- a CDS encoding DUF4173 domain-containing protein codes for MPVGDGATAAPSGSGASARTPAAAPAGPTGPPGPRSAAGTGHGPAAAWPPPGRPWPPPVRRPEPLLARIRPAAPAPIRAATLWCVLAAALLSALLLGDGLGPNLLIVAVPAALAAYFSARAAGRRPRPWTVAWIVGVSALLAVPALSDAGWPSFLAVVSAITAGAIALHGGRRWSGVLLAPAGLFDSLATGTAWGWRGVRERYGARGRSGPVVRTIAVAVGLVVVFGALFAGADAAFADLLGELIPDVSLVDGPWRFFLFVVGLFTALAMARAAAAPLRWDRVAVRAGKPRGRFEWAVPLMVLNLLFAAFIAVQLAVLFGGYDKVLRETGLTYAEYARQGFWQLLWATQLVLIVIGLALRWAPRGGSRDRALVRGVLGTLCLLTLVVVASALRRMDLYVDAYGLTRLRVSVAAMELWLGLVIILIIGAGLLGGRWLPRAIVGSAVAAVLAFGLVSPDALIAERGVQRHEETGKIDVGYLAGLSADAVPALDRLPEPVRSCALSGIASDLERTDSPWYAISWSQARARAILSERPVEAGTSHCPGSVRRQSPVGERDSHGDEYEDESQYDPGTGMD; via the coding sequence ATGCCGGTCGGGGACGGCGCAACCGCCGCCCCGAGCGGCTCCGGAGCCTCGGCACGAACGCCCGCCGCAGCCCCGGCCGGTCCCACCGGGCCGCCCGGCCCTCGGTCCGCGGCCGGTACGGGGCACGGCCCGGCAGCCGCCTGGCCTCCACCCGGGCGACCCTGGCCGCCTCCGGTGCGGCGTCCCGAGCCGCTGCTCGCGCGCATCCGACCGGCCGCGCCTGCTCCCATACGCGCGGCGACCCTGTGGTGCGTCCTCGCCGCCGCGCTGCTGAGCGCGCTGCTGCTGGGGGATGGGCTCGGGCCGAATCTGCTGATCGTGGCCGTACCGGCCGCGCTCGCCGCCTACTTCTCCGCGCGGGCCGCCGGTCGCAGGCCCCGCCCCTGGACCGTGGCCTGGATCGTCGGAGTGTCGGCCCTCCTTGCCGTTCCCGCGCTGTCGGACGCCGGTTGGCCCTCCTTCCTCGCGGTCGTGTCTGCGATCACGGCTGGTGCGATCGCTCTGCACGGTGGGCGCAGGTGGTCCGGCGTACTCCTCGCCCCGGCCGGTCTGTTCGACTCGCTGGCCACCGGAACGGCCTGGGGCTGGCGCGGGGTGCGCGAGCGGTACGGAGCGCGTGGCCGCTCCGGGCCAGTGGTCCGCACCATCGCCGTGGCGGTGGGCCTGGTCGTCGTGTTCGGGGCGCTGTTCGCCGGTGCGGACGCCGCTTTCGCGGATCTGCTCGGAGAGCTGATCCCCGATGTGTCCCTGGTCGACGGCCCCTGGCGGTTCTTCCTCTTCGTCGTGGGCCTGTTCACCGCCCTTGCGATGGCGCGTGCGGCGGCTGCCCCGCTCCGCTGGGACCGGGTGGCCGTGCGGGCCGGAAAGCCCCGAGGCCGTTTCGAGTGGGCGGTTCCGCTCATGGTGCTCAATCTGCTTTTCGCGGCCTTCATAGCGGTTCAGCTCGCCGTGCTCTTCGGCGGCTACGACAAGGTGCTGAGGGAGACCGGACTGACCTATGCCGAGTACGCGCGCCAGGGCTTCTGGCAACTGCTCTGGGCCACCCAGCTCGTGCTCATCGTCATCGGTCTGGCGCTGCGCTGGGCTCCACGGGGCGGCTCACGCGACCGCGCCCTGGTGCGCGGTGTGCTGGGGACGCTGTGCCTGCTCACGCTGGTGGTGGTGGCCTCGGCGCTGCGCAGGATGGATCTCTACGTCGACGCGTACGGGCTGACCCGGCTGAGGGTCTCCGTGGCCGCGATGGAGCTGTGGCTCGGGCTGGTGATCATCCTGATCATCGGAGCGGGACTCCTGGGTGGCCGCTGGCTGCCGCGGGCGATCGTGGGCAGCGCCGTGGCAGCGGTGCTCGCGTTCGGGCTCGTCTCGCCTGACGCGTTGATCGCCGAGCGCGGTGTGCAGCGTCACGAGGAGACCGGGAAGATCGACGTCGGCTATCTGGCGGGCCTGTCAGCGGACGCCGTACCGGCCCTGGACCGGTTGCCCGAACCCGTCCGGTCCTGCGCGCTCTCCGGAATCGCCAGCGACCTGGAGCGGACGGACAGCCCGTGGTACGCGATCAGCTGGAGCCAGGCCCGGGCCAGGGCGATCCTCAGCGAGCGCCCGGTCGAAGCCGGAACCTCCCATTGCCCGGGCAGCGTTCGCCGGCAGTCACCGGTGGGCGAACGCGACTCGCACGGCGACGAGTACGAGGATGAGTCCCAATACGACCCCGGCACCGGAATGGACTGA
- a CDS encoding ribonuclease HII, giving the protein MPYEPPTHTVERSLRATTGAKIIAGVDEVGRGAWAGPVTVCAAITGLRRPPAGLTDSKLISPKRRAELAGQLEQWVTSHALGHAGPQEIDELGMTAALRLAAVRALDGLPVRPDAVILDGKHDYLGLPWRVRTVIKGDRSCVAVAAASVIAKVRRDAMMAELGMEPVCEGFGFADNAGYPSPVHKAALEERGPTRYHRLSWAFLDGLPRWRHLKKVRVPAGAAAVLESEGQLGFDF; this is encoded by the coding sequence ATGCCGTACGAACCACCCACTCACACCGTCGAGCGATCGCTCCGGGCCACCACCGGTGCCAAGATCATCGCGGGAGTCGACGAGGTCGGGCGCGGGGCCTGGGCAGGGCCGGTCACGGTTTGCGCCGCCATCACGGGACTCCGCAGGCCTCCCGCCGGTCTCACCGACTCCAAACTGATCAGTCCCAAGCGCCGTGCGGAGCTGGCTGGGCAACTGGAGCAGTGGGTCACCTCGCACGCCCTCGGGCACGCCGGTCCGCAGGAGATCGACGAGCTGGGTATGACCGCGGCGCTCCGGCTCGCCGCCGTGCGGGCGCTGGACGGGCTGCCGGTCCGTCCCGACGCGGTGATCCTCGATGGCAAGCACGACTACCTCGGGCTGCCCTGGCGCGTCCGCACGGTCATCAAGGGCGACCGGTCCTGTGTGGCGGTCGCCGCCGCCTCGGTGATCGCCAAGGTGCGCAGAGACGCGATGATGGCCGAACTCGGGATGGAGCCGGTGTGCGAAGGCTTCGGATTCGCCGACAACGCCGGCTACCCCTCTCCCGTGCACAAGGCGGCACTGGAGGAGCGCGGCCCCACCCGGTACCACCGGCTGTCCTGGGCGTTTCTCGACGGGCTGCCGCGGTGGCGTCATTTGAAGAAGGTCCGCGTCCCGGCAGGGGCGGCGGCTGTCCTGGAGAGTGAGGGCCAACTCGGCTTCGACTTCTGA
- a CDS encoding YdbC family protein produces MLVKWIRCTVVDRRGFERGQRKWAGLLGEPGFRGQGGGWSRRRPGVAHVFAFWETRAFYDSFMARSHDRLAVAQSGTFKDPQAKIFDYRFDVKTGFEPRFTDADVVRVAHCRVHEHRVEHFSLMQEKVWNPAMAGSPGMVRGLFGEAPGNEFLVLSMWQSAAEHGKYRVERVERLSLRAQTEVDIAALTGDVVELEASWTV; encoded by the coding sequence GTGCTGGTCAAGTGGATTCGCTGCACCGTGGTGGACCGTCGGGGGTTCGAGCGGGGGCAGCGAAAGTGGGCGGGGCTGCTGGGTGAGCCGGGATTCCGGGGACAAGGCGGAGGGTGGAGTCGTAGGCGGCCGGGTGTCGCCCATGTCTTCGCGTTCTGGGAGACGCGTGCGTTCTACGACTCGTTCATGGCGCGCTCGCATGACCGGCTTGCGGTGGCGCAGTCCGGGACGTTCAAGGACCCTCAGGCCAAGATCTTCGATTACCGCTTCGATGTGAAGACGGGCTTCGAGCCCCGCTTCACGGATGCCGATGTGGTGCGCGTCGCCCACTGCCGGGTGCACGAGCACCGGGTCGAGCACTTCTCGCTGATGCAGGAGAAGGTGTGGAACCCGGCGATGGCGGGGTCGCCGGGAATGGTGCGGGGCCTCTTCGGCGAGGCGCCGGGCAACGAGTTCCTGGTGCTGTCCATGTGGCAGTCGGCCGCCGAGCACGGCAAGTACCGCGTCGAGCGGGTGGAGCGCCTCTCGCTGCGAGCGCAGACAGAGGTGGACATCGCGGCGCTCACCGGCGACGTCGTGGAACTCGAGGCTTCCTGGACGGTCTGA
- a CDS encoding winged helix DNA-binding domain-containing protein: protein MISARELNRSTLSRQLLLERAPLTVLDGVRHVVALQAQHPASPYVALWNRLSGFDPAALDALFTARSVVKATLMRITLHAVHIDDYPVFRAAMQPTLHAARLGTRFTAGGLTPADANALLPELLAFTHRPRTATDMRTWLAERAAGEGVPDAVRAADSTWWGLKGYAPLHHVPMGGPWSFGPRPSFVAAGPEAPATDPEAARGSLPSLIVRYLSGFGPASVADIAQFALVKRPAIREALRTLDDAVEEFQGPDGATLFDLPGASRPPAETPAPARLMAMWDSVLLAYADRSRVIPPAYRPLVIRRNGDVLPTLLVDGYVAGVWRQVDTGIEATAFHTLPDATWDRLSAEARSLTALLADRDPAVYGRYHHWWAGLPEAETRLL from the coding sequence ATGATCTCCGCGCGGGAACTCAACCGGTCGACTCTGAGCCGTCAACTGCTCCTGGAACGTGCGCCGCTGACCGTACTCGACGGGGTACGGCACGTGGTCGCACTCCAGGCGCAGCACCCGGCTTCGCCCTATGTGGCGCTGTGGAACCGGCTCAGCGGTTTTGACCCGGCCGCCCTGGACGCTCTCTTCACCGCACGCTCGGTGGTCAAGGCCACCCTGATGCGCATCACCCTCCATGCCGTGCACATCGATGACTATCCGGTCTTCCGCGCGGCGATGCAGCCCACGCTGCACGCGGCCAGGCTCGGCACGCGTTTCACCGCCGGAGGGCTGACCCCCGCGGACGCCAACGCGCTGCTCCCGGAACTGCTCGCCTTCACCCACCGACCGCGTACCGCGACCGACATGAGGACATGGCTCGCCGAGCGGGCAGCAGGCGAAGGGGTCCCGGACGCCGTGCGGGCCGCGGACAGCACCTGGTGGGGGCTGAAGGGATACGCTCCGCTGCATCACGTCCCCATGGGTGGGCCTTGGTCATTCGGCCCACGGCCGTCCTTCGTCGCCGCCGGTCCGGAGGCTCCTGCTACGGATCCTGAGGCGGCACGGGGTTCCCTGCCGAGCCTCATCGTGCGATACCTGTCGGGGTTCGGGCCCGCGTCGGTGGCGGACATCGCACAGTTCGCCCTGGTGAAGCGGCCGGCCATCCGGGAGGCGCTGCGCACTCTCGACGATGCCGTCGAAGAGTTCCAGGGACCGGACGGCGCAACGCTGTTCGACCTCCCCGGTGCCTCCAGGCCACCCGCCGAGACACCCGCACCGGCCCGGCTCATGGCGATGTGGGACAGCGTCCTGCTGGCGTACGCCGACCGCAGCCGAGTGATCCCCCCGGCCTACCGCCCGCTGGTGATCCGGCGAAACGGCGACGTACTGCCCACCCTGCTGGTCGATGGATACGTCGCCGGGGTCTGGCGCCAGGTGGACACCGGTATAGAGGCCACCGCCTTCCACACCCTGCCGGACGCCACCTGGGATCGGCTCTCCGCCGAGGCCCGTTCCCTGACCGCGCTGCTCGCGGACCGCGATCCAGCGGTCTACGGCCGATACCACCACTGGTGGGCCGGACTCCCCGAGGCCGAGACCAGGCTGCTGTGA
- a CDS encoding histidine phosphatase family protein, with protein sequence MARPRCIVLVRHGESEGNADDSVYEREPDHALRLTERGWRQAEETGSHLRELFGNDRISVYVSPYRRTHQTYKAFHLDPRLVRVREEPRLREQDWGNWQDRDDVRLQKAYRDAYGHFFYRLPQGESGADVYDRVGAFLESLYRSFEAPDHPPNVLIVTHGLTMRLFCMRWFHWTVAEFESLSNPDNGETRMLLLGDDGRYTLDRPFERWCVPESYADHPIEWPCDER encoded by the coding sequence ATGGCGCGACCGCGGTGCATCGTTCTCGTCCGGCACGGCGAGTCGGAGGGAAACGCCGACGACTCCGTGTACGAGCGTGAGCCCGACCATGCCCTGCGACTCACCGAGCGCGGATGGCGCCAGGCGGAGGAGACCGGTTCGCATCTGCGTGAGCTCTTCGGTAACGACCGGATCAGCGTCTATGTCTCGCCCTACCGCAGGACCCATCAGACCTACAAGGCGTTCCATCTCGACCCGAGGCTCGTACGGGTCAGAGAGGAGCCCAGGCTGCGTGAGCAGGACTGGGGAAACTGGCAGGATCGGGACGATGTGCGGCTGCAGAAGGCTTACCGCGACGCATACGGGCACTTCTTCTACCGCCTGCCGCAGGGGGAGTCGGGCGCCGATGTCTACGACCGGGTGGGAGCGTTCCTGGAGAGCCTCTACCGGAGCTTCGAAGCGCCGGATCATCCGCCCAACGTGTTGATCGTCACCCATGGGCTGACCATGCGGCTGTTCTGTATGCGGTGGTTCCACTGGACGGTCGCGGAATTCGAGTCGCTGTCCAACCCGGACAACGGCGAGACGCGGATGTTGCTGCTCGGGGACGACGGGCGGTACACACTGGACCGGCCCTTCGAGCGCTGGTGTGTTCCCGAGTCGTATGCGGACCACCCGATAGAGTGGCCGTGCGATGAGCGCTGA